A genome region from Leptodactylus fuscus isolate aLepFus1 chromosome 6, aLepFus1.hap2, whole genome shotgun sequence includes the following:
- the LOC142208853 gene encoding cyclin-dependent kinase 11B-like isoform X5, with translation MGDEKDTWKVKTLDEILQEKKRRKEQEEKSDSKHTKNADDRDSKRDSLEEGELRDHRMEITIRNSPYRREDSMEDRGEEDDSLAIKPPQQVSRKEKSHHRKDEKRKEKRRHRSHSAEGAGGKYIRVKEKDREHERRKRHREEQDKVRRERERQKRRELAREHSRRERDRLEQLERNRERERKLREQQKEQRELKERQRRAEERRKGRESRREVSAHHRTAREEHGDKNKVNYRSRSPVRQQRERVEAGDMRKQVKEDRPDVRDLLSDLQDISDSERKTSSAESSSAGSASGSEEEEETSSEESEEAEEEEEEEEEEEEEEEEETGSNSEAASEQTAEEVSDEEMTDEEERENGNHVPLVTESRFDHDSPESEEEEDEEEEPRNASPHSNAQTDGEYVPDSPVISPVELKQELPKYLPALQGCRSVEEFQCLNRIEEGTYGVVYRAKDKKTDEIVALKRLKMEKEKEGFPITSLREINTILKAQHENIVRVREIVVGSNMDKIYIVMNYVEHDLKSLMETMKQPFLPGEVKTLMIQLLRGVRHLHDNWILHRDLKTSNLLLSHAGILKVGDFGLAREYGSPLKPYTPIVVTLWYRAPELLLGAKEYSTAIDMWSVGCIFGELLTQKPLFPGKSEIDQINKIFKDLGTPSEKIWPGYNELPAVKKMTFSEYPYNNLRKRFGALLSDQGFDLMNKFLTYCPAKRITAEDALKHEYFCETPLPIDPSMFPTWPAKSEQQRVKRGTSPRPPEGGLGYAQLGDDDLKDTGFHLTTTNQGASAAGPGFSLKF, from the exons ATGGGGGATGAAAAAGACACCTGGAAAGTGAAAACCCTGGACGAAATTTTGCAagaaaagaagaggaggaaggagcAAGAAGAAAAATCAGACTCTAAGCATACAAAAAAT GCTGATGATCGTGATTCCAAGAGAGATTCCTTGGAAGAAGGGGAGTTGAGAGATCACAGAATGGAGATTACTATTAGGAATTCCCCTTACAGACGCGAAGATTCAATGGAAGACAG AGGTGAAGAAGACGACTCTTTGGCTATTAAACCTCCACAACAAGTTTCTCGTAAAGAAAAATCTCACCACAGaaaagatgagaagaggaaagagAAACGCAGACACCGCAGCCATTCTGCTGAAGGGGCCGGAG GTAAATATATACGTGTGAAGGAGAAGGACAGAGAGCATGAAAGGCGAAAAAGACATAGAGAAGAACAAGATAAAGTTCGTCGTGAGCGGGAGCGACAGAAGAGGAGGGAGCTGGCCAGGGAGCATTCCAGAAGGGAACG GGATCGTCTAGAGCAACTGGAACGAAATCGCGAGCGTGAAAGAAAACTAAGGGAACAGCAGAAAGAGCAGAGAGAACTGAAAGAGCGTCAGAGGAGAGCTGAGGAGAGGCGTAAAGGACGGGAGTCCAGGAGAGAAG TATCCGCGCATCACAGAACCGCCAGAGAGGAGCATGGCGACAAAAATAAAGTCAATTATCGCAGCCGCAGTCCTGTACGGCAGCAACGGGAAAGGGTGGAGGCAGGAGATATGAGGAAACAAG TGAAAGAGGACAGACCAGACGTGAGGGATCTTCTGTCCGACCTGCAAGATATCAGTGACAGCGAGCGGAAGACAAGTTCTGCAGAATCCTCCTCAG CTGGGTCTGCGTCTGGAtccgaggaggaagaggagaccaGTTCTGAGGAGTCAGAggaagcagaggaggaggaggaagaagaagaggaggaggaagaggaagaagaggaggagactggAAGTAATTCCGAGGCTGCATCAGAACAGACAGCAG AGGAGGTCAGTGATGAAGAAATGACTGATGAAGAGGAGAGAGAGAACGGGAATCACGTTCCTCTTG TCACAGAGTCCAGATTTGATCATGACTCTCCTGAGAGCGAAGAggaagaggatgaggaagaagaacCCAGAAATGCAAGCCCGCATTCAAATGCTCAGACAGATGGTGAATATGTCCCTGATTCTCCGGTTATATCACCTGTCGAGTTGAAGCAAGAGCTGCCGAAATATCTTCCAGCATTGCAG GGCTGCCGCAGTGTGGAAGAGTTTCAGTGCTTGAACCGAATTGAGGAAGGGACCTATGGCGTTGTGTATAGAGCAAAGGACAAGAAGACAG ATGAAATTGTTGCGCTGAAGAGGTTAAAAATGGAAAAAGAGAAGGAAGGCTTCCCTATAACGTCCCTTCGAGAGATCAACACCATATTAAAAGCCCAGCATGAGAATATTGTCCGGGTTCGG GAAATTGTTGTTGGGAGTAACATGGATAAAATCTACATTGTAATGAACTACGTGGAGCACGACTTAAAGAGCCTCATGGAGACCATGAAACAACCTTTTCTACCTG GTGAAGTGAAGACCCTAATGATTCAGCTGCTCCGGGGCGTCCGTCACCTCCATGATAATTGGATTCTTCACCGGGATCTCAAGACCTCCAACTTACTTCTCAGTCATGCTGGTATATTAAAG GTTGGAGATTTTGGTTTAGCCCGTGAATATGGCTCTCCCCTAAAGCCTTACACTCCCATTGTGGTCACCTTGTGGTATCGTGCTCCAGAACTTCTGCTTGGCGCTAAG GAATATTCCACAGCCATAGACATGTGGTCAGTGGGCTGTATATTTGGAGAACTTCTCACCCAAAAGCCTCTCTTCCCGGGAAAATCTGAGATCGATCAGATCAACAAGATATTTAAG GATCTTGGGACCCCAAGTGAGAAGATCTGGCCTGGATACAATGAGCTCCCAGCAGTGAAAAAAATGACCTTCTCTGAATATCCATACAATAACCTGCGCAAGAGATTTGGGGCTCTGCTCTCCGACCAAGGATTTGACCTCATGAATAA GTTCCTGACCTACTGTCCCGCAAAGAGAATTACTGCAGAAGATGCCCTAAAGCACGAATACTTCTGCGAGACCCCCCTGCCCATCGATCCGTCTATGTTCCCCACCTGGCCAGCCAAAAGCGAACAGCAGAGAGTCAAACGTGGCACAAGCCCTCGCCCCCCGGAAGGAGGTCTGGGTTATGCCCAATTG GGGGATGATGACCTGAAGGACACCGGGTTTCATCTAACCACCACTAACCAGGGAGCCTCTGCTGCGGGGCCCGGCTTCAGCCTCAAGTTCTGA